A window of Candidatus Kinetoplastibacterium crithidii (ex Angomonas deanei ATCC 30255) contains these coding sequences:
- the glmM gene encoding phosphoglucosamine mutase, with protein sequence MYKNKYFGTDGIRGLVGGSLINIEFAFRLGFAAGLVFADRYNNCNKAVIITRDTRSSSSMLESAIQTGFLASGVDVFIADSYPMPTSSASFLVKSLNVLAGVVVSASHNPYHYNGFKFFSHDGFKLSEEVEIEIERRIDECKLDISYANKFGQSRLLKTSVNQYIRFCQDSFPDNLSLRGLRIVVDAANGSAYKIAPTVFKNLGAEVYSIGVDPDGFNINDGVGSLSTELLSDTVVKNKADLGIALDGDSDRVKILDSKGTEFAGDELLYVIIKDRLLFNRVEGVVGTCMTNYGFELQMRKLGIGFDRANVGDRSVTEQLNKRGWLYGGENSGHIVCLDYHTTGDGIIAALQVLAAIVRSQENLSSILSDLHMYSQKIINIPWDTTLSWEDNNSLKSIFEVVKKELDGRGRILIRKSGTEPVLRVMVEAEQMVLVEESISKIISCI encoded by the coding sequence ATGTATAAAAATAAATATTTTGGTACAGATGGTATTAGAGGTCTAGTAGGTGGTTCATTGATAAATATTGAATTTGCCTTTAGACTAGGCTTTGCAGCCGGCCTCGTTTTTGCTGATAGGTATAACAATTGTAATAAAGCGGTTATTATTACTAGAGATACTAGATCTTCTAGTAGCATGTTAGAATCTGCGATACAAACTGGTTTTTTAGCTTCAGGTGTAGATGTTTTTATAGCTGATTCATATCCTATGCCTACTTCTTCTGCATCTTTTCTTGTAAAGTCTTTAAATGTTTTAGCTGGAGTTGTTGTTAGTGCTTCTCATAATCCATATCATTATAATGGGTTTAAATTTTTTTCCCATGATGGGTTTAAACTTTCTGAAGAAGTAGAAATAGAAATAGAACGCAGAATAGACGAATGCAAACTAGATATTAGTTATGCTAATAAATTTGGCCAGTCGAGGCTTCTAAAAACTTCTGTAAACCAATACATCAGATTTTGCCAAGATAGTTTTCCTGATAATCTGAGTCTTAGAGGATTGAGGATTGTTGTTGATGCAGCAAATGGTTCTGCTTATAAGATAGCACCAACTGTATTTAAAAATCTTGGTGCAGAAGTCTATTCAATAGGAGTTGATCCTGATGGTTTTAATATAAATGATGGAGTAGGCTCTTTATCTACAGAACTTTTATCAGATACAGTAGTAAAAAATAAGGCAGATTTAGGAATAGCTTTAGATGGTGATTCAGACAGGGTAAAGATATTGGACTCAAAAGGAACTGAATTTGCTGGAGATGAACTGTTGTATGTAATAATCAAAGATCGTTTGCTTTTTAATAGAGTAGAAGGTGTGGTTGGAACTTGTATGACCAACTATGGTTTTGAATTGCAGATGAGGAAATTAGGAATTGGTTTTGATAGAGCAAATGTTGGTGATCGTAGTGTTACTGAGCAGTTGAATAAGAGAGGATGGTTATATGGTGGAGAGAATTCTGGCCATATAGTTTGTTTAGATTATCATACTACTGGAGATGGGATAATAGCAGCATTGCAAGTGTTGGCTGCTATAGTAAGATCACAGGAAAATCTATCAAGTATATTATCTGATTTGCATATGTATTCACAAAAAATTATTAATATTCCGTGGGATACTACACTTAGTTGGGAAGACAATAATTCTTTGAAATCTATTTTTGAAGTTGTTAAGAAAGAATTAGATGGAAGAGGTAGAATTCTTATAAGAAAATCTGGAACAGAACCAGTTTTGCGTGTCATGGTAGAGGCTGAACAAATGGTTTTGGTGGAAGAAAGTATTTCCAAAATCATATCCTGCATTTAA
- the folP gene encoding dihydropteroate synthase: MSFGSKKIRCGRFVIDYSNPVVMGILNVTPDSFSDAGKYYSYKNAISHAEKMINEGVDIIDIGAESTRPGSLPVPKDEELKRLLPVIRCLLKYDIPLSIDTYKPEVMQVVLDEGVDLINDVYGFCSSKAIDVVSSYNCALCVMHMKGDPFNMQDNILDVDIVSNVYNFFSRIINEFISKKISLDRVILDPGIGFGKTFYQNLTLIKKLEAFRYNSLPILVGLSRKSFIGSIIGHDPSDRLFGSISAMLASISHGANFVRVHDVAATRESIKVWQAINQSS, translated from the coding sequence ATGAGTTTTGGTAGTAAAAAAATTAGGTGTGGGCGTTTTGTGATTGATTATTCAAATCCTGTTGTTATGGGCATCTTAAATGTTACTCCTGATTCTTTTTCAGATGCTGGGAAATATTACTCATACAAGAATGCTATATCTCATGCTGAAAAGATGATTAATGAAGGGGTGGATATAATAGATATAGGAGCCGAGTCCACAAGACCTGGTTCTTTGCCGGTTCCGAAAGATGAAGAATTGAAGCGTTTGTTACCTGTAATTAGATGCTTGTTGAAATATGATATTCCTTTATCTATAGACACTTATAAACCGGAAGTAATGCAAGTTGTTCTTGATGAAGGTGTTGATTTAATAAATGACGTATATGGTTTTTGTTCATCAAAGGCTATAGATGTAGTCTCTTCTTATAATTGTGCTCTTTGTGTAATGCATATGAAAGGGGATCCTTTTAATATGCAAGATAATATTCTCGATGTTGATATCGTTAGTAATGTTTATAATTTTTTTAGTAGAATTATTAATGAATTTATTAGTAAAAAAATAAGTTTGGATAGAGTAATATTAGATCCAGGCATAGGGTTTGGGAAGACTTTTTATCAAAATCTTACTCTGATAAAAAAACTAGAGGCCTTTCGTTATAATAGCTTGCCTATTTTGGTGGGTTTGTCGAGAAAATCATTTATCGGTAGTATTATAGGGCATGATCCATCAGATCGTTTATTTGGTAGTATATCTGCTATGTTAGCATCTATTTCTCATGGTGCTAATTTTGTAAGAGTCCATGATGTTGCTGCGACTAGAGAATCTATAAAAGTCTGGCAGGCTATAAATCAGAGTTCTTGA